The genomic interval TCGCCTGTTCAAACCCTACGTCCGCAGCCTCGACAATCCCCATTGCACCGGAATTGGGCTGGGGTTACACCGCTGTCGGCAAATCATTACCGCCCATGGTGGGCAAATTGGCGTCACCAGCGAACCGGGAGTAGGAACAACGATCTGGTTTACCCTGCCCTTAGTGGAGAAAGGATTAAGCGCTTCTTAGGCTTGAGTGTCCCCCCAATTTCTTCAGCAGTGGTATCGTAAAGTTATATAAAAATGTTCTCAGAATTTCTGTTGAAGGTGGGAATTGTGGATAAACGCATACTTTACGTCCGTCTTCCCTGCAATCCGATTTTTCCGATCGGTGTGGTTTATCTGGCTGATCATGTCCACAAGCAATTCCCCACGGTTCAGCAGCGGATCTTTGATTTGGGCACAGTGCCACCGCTGGATTATGCCTCGGCACTGGATGCCTGCATTGATGAATTCAAGCCGACGCTGCTGGTATTTTCCTGGCGAGATATTCAGATTTATGCCCCCGTTGGCGGTCGGGGTGGCAATCCGCTCCAGTACACATTCGAGTTCTTTTATGCCAGCAATCCGCTGGTGAAGCTGCGTGGGGCGATCGGACTATTGCGGGTCGCAAAGGGCTACTACGGTGAACTGTGGCGCAATCTGGGATTGATCAAACGGGGGATGAAACGGGCGCAGCGCTATCACTCCACCGTTCGTTCTGTTGTCGGGGGGGGTGCGGTCAGTGTCTTTTATGAACAACTGGGCAAGAGTTTGCCTGCGGGAACCATCATTTCAGTGGGAGAAGGGGAAGCCCTGCTCGAAAAGATTTTGCAGGGCAAGAATTTTCTGGACGAGCGCTGCTATGTGGTGGGGCAAACTCGACCCCGCGATCGGATGATTCACGAAACCCCTACTGCGATCGAAAAAACTGCCTGCAATTACGACTACATCGAAACCATCTGGCACGAGTTTGAGTATTATCTGCAAGCCCAGGATTTTTACGTTGGCGTGCAAACGAAGCGGGGCTGTCCTCACAACTGCTGCTACTGCATCTACACCGTGATTGAAGGGAAGCAGGTGCGGATTAATCCCGCCGCCGAAGTCGTAGGTGAGATGCGCCAGTTGTACGATCGCGGCATTCGCAACTTCTGGTTCACCGATGCCCAACTGATTCCCGCCCGCAAGTATATGGATGATGTGGTGGAACTATTACAGAAGGTTCTGGATGCGGGCATGCAGGATATTCACTGGGCAGCATACATCCGGGCAGATAACCTGACTCCGGAACTGTGCGACCTGATGGTGCAGACCGGCATGAACTACTTTGAGATTGGCATTACCAGCGGTTCTCAGGAGTTAGTCCGTAAGATGCGAATGGGGTATAACCTGCGCACCGTTTTGCAAAACTGCCGGGATCTAAAAGCAGCAGGGTTTAATGATCTGGTTTCGGTCAACTACTCGTTTAACGTGATTGACGAAACCGTTGACACGATTCGCCAGACGATCGCCTACCACCGGGAACTGGAGCAGATCTTTGGGGCAGACAAGGTGGAACCGGCGATTTTCTTCATCGGTTTGCAACCCCACACCCATCTGGAAAAATACGCCTTCGATCAGAAGATGCTGAAACCGGGCTACGACCCGATGAACATTACCCCCTGGACGGTTAAAAAGCTGCTCTGGAATCCGGAACCCCTCGGCTCTTTCTTTGGAGAAGTTTGCCTGCAAGCCTGGCGACGCAACCCCAACGATTTTGGGCGAGAAGTCATGGCAATCCTGGAAGAACGCCTGGGACGGGCAGATCTGGAAACAGCGCTGACGGCTCCGATCGAGGTGAAAGCAAAGGAACTGGCACTCTCTACATAAAACCTGGCACTATCACCGCGCCGCTAAATGATTAAGCTTTGCTCACAGGTTAGGATGTGGACGACACTGATCTGTGGAAGTTTAGATGCTCAAGCTGAAGGTGTGGTATTCAAGGATTTTTCTCGTACTTTGTATCTTGCTCACGACCTGTGCAGCAACCTCTCAGCAAAAGACTTCAAAGGAAGTCTCTGAGAATCCGGTAACCAAGATTCAATCCAGGCGGGAATTAGCCAGAGAAGTTCTGAGAGAAACCGGAATTTCGCAAAAATACAACCTTTATCTTGGTAACAGTGTTGATTTGGGACTTCCTTTTTCGACACGAAATAGTAAATACAGGGAATGGTTGCAAGCGGTTTTGGCACGGGAAGCCGGATGGGCAAAGATTGAGGATAAATATATTGCACGACTTGAAGCTGATTTTTCAGAATCAGAACTGAAGGAATTACTGAACCTATCCAGACAACCGTTAATGAAGCGGTTACTACAGAACGAAATGCAAGCTTACGTTGACTCGTCTGAAGAACGGCGAAAATTGCTGTCTCAAGTCTGGGATGATTACAACTCCGGTAAAATCAACCCACCACCGGAGGTCATGCCCTAATCCATTGACGCAGGGCTAATACCAATTTTTTATGAGGATGCACAGAATTAGATCCTCCCTAGCCCCCCTTAGAAAGGGGAGAATACCCTCTGCTTCCCCCTTTCTAAGCTACCGTGTACACACAAGTCGGAAATCTGTGAACACAAGTCCTGAAACCCTTGCTCTGCCTCAACTTTGGAAATTGGCTGAAATCTCAATAATCTCGGCTTATTGAGAACCGGCAACGAGAAATCAAGGTTGTGGAGGATCAGGTTTTCGGAAAACGAATCAGCGATCGACTTGTGTGTACACCGTAGCCTTTCTAAGGGGGCTAGGGGGATCGAGAACCATGTGCCTTCACAAAGAATTGGGCTAAGGGCAGTGCTGCCGTTGAACTGGTCTCGTTAGTCTGGCGTTAGTTTACAGCTTGTGACAAGTCTTTGAAACAGACAAGCGTTGGTTGATATTTTACATGAGAGGACAAAGCTTTCCTTTGGTCATTCTTAGGAGCAAGTCTAGGCTGAAACATTTATCTAGTAAAGAATATGCGTTTAGCGTTGCGCTACAGGATTATTCTAGGAGTGCTGCTGATAATTCTGGTCGGGTTTGTAGCACAGGTAGGTGTTGCCAAAAGCCAGTCATCTCATACCAGTCAGAGTCAGACAGTCTCCAGCGTTTTATTTGAGAATGTGCAGATATTCAATGGTAAGTCCGAAGGACTGTCTGCGCCTTCTAATGTTTTAGTGGTGGGCAACAAAATCCAGAAGATTTCGACCACTTCTATTCCTGCACTCCCGAATGCAACCCTGACCCGGATCAATGGCGGTGGGCGAGTGCTAATGCCTGGTCTAATCGATACCCATGTCCACCTGTTCATGGAAACTACCCCGATCGAAAAAGTCCTTTCTCCTAATACCCCTATAGAAGCTTTGTTTCAACAGGCCCAAACCAATGTAACCGAAATGCTACTGCGAGGGTTTACCAGTGTCCGGGATCTAGCTGGACCTACATTTGAGTTGAAGCAAGCAATCGACAGAGGCGATGTCGTAGGACCACGCATTTGGCCTTCAGGGGCAATGATCTCTCAAACGAGTGGACATGGCGACTACCGCTCCCTAGACGAGCTTCCCAGAACCCCAACTAGCCCCCTCAGCCGCGCCGAAATATATGGAGTGACTGCGATCGCCGATGGAGAAGCTGAGGTGCTTCGCCGCGCCCGTGAACAACTGATGCGCGGTGCCAGTCAGATTAAGGTGGCGGCAGGCGGTGGTGTAACCTCAAGCTACGGTCCTCTGGATGCCAACCAATTTACAGAATCAGAATTACGTGCCGCTGTTCAAGCAGCAACAGACTGGAACACCTATGTTACCGCTCATGCCATCACATCGAGCGCAATGCAATCTGCAATTCGTGCGGGTATAAAGTGTATTGAACATGGTCAGTTAATGGACGAGGAAACGGCTAAGTTAATGGCTGAAAAAGGGATTTGGCTTAGCATTCAGCCGTTTTTGGATGATGAAGATGCCATTCCCTTTCCAGAAGGTTCAGTGAGTCGTGAGAAACAACTGAAAGTGGTTCAGGGCACAGATAATGCTTACAAACTGGCGAAGAAATACAATATTAAGACAGCCTGGAGCACCGACACATTGTTTGATGCCAAACTGGCAACCCGACAGGGAGCAATCCTCGCCAAAATGGTTCGTTGGTACACGCCTGCTCAAGTGCTGAAGATGGCCACAAGTACTAATGCTGAACTGTTAGCATTGTCGGGTCCTCGCAATCCTTATCCGGGCAAGTTGGGTGTGGTTGAAGAAGGGGCACTGGCTGATTTGTTGCTAGTGAATGGGAATCCCTTGGATAACATTCGGTTGGTCGAGAACTCAAGCCAAAACTTTGTGATAATTATGAAGGACGGTAAGCTCTACAAAAACCTTCTCAAATAACCGAAGACCAAGCTTGTCAATTACTACCTCTGAGCGAAGGCGAGCTACCTCTGAGCGAAGGCGAGCTATCTCTGAGCGAAGGCGAGCCATATCCGAACGAAGTCCAGCTATCCCTGAACGAAGTCGAGCTATCCCTGAACGAAGTCGAGCTACCTCTGAACTAGGTCGAGCTACCTCTGAACTAGGTCGAGCTACCTCTGAACTAGGTCGAGCTGTTTCTGAACGAAGTCAAGCTATCTCTGAGCTAAGTCCAGCTACCTCTAAACGAAGTCGAGTCACCTTTGAGCTGAGCTGGGCAAGTTCAGAGATAGGTCAACCTGCTGACGAGATAGCTGGAGTGGATACTTTCTCCGCTTTAGGTCGTCGGTTGCCCATTGCTTTAAACCGTTCTCCGAGTTGGTCTGCCACGCTCTTAAGACCGGGGGCATGTTTTGCGGCTGTTTTCACATAGTCATAGACGAGCAGACTGCTTGCCATAGATTCGCCTCCGACTGCCAGTAACGTATCATCCACTTTTTCCGTTAATTGCTCTAACAGGCTAAGAACTTCTGTAAGGGCGATCGTCAACTGGTAATCGCGATTAAATTCAGCAATGTTAAAACTGGCGGGGACGACCTCGGAATTGTTTTGAGTCACACTCAAGCTGTTGCTGACAAAGGCGATACTCTTATCACCCATCTTGATCCGTTTGCGCCGCTCATCGGGCGTGAGGCTGATTAAGAACGGCATGTTGTCGTGGAGCGAGGCGATCGCGGCTTTGATTTCCTGCAATTTTTCCGGTGTAATCGTAGCGCTAATGTTTTCGTAGGGCATGAGACGTTCTCCTGATAGGGAATGCTGCGGGATAGTGGGTGGTTACCGCGATCGCCAACCACCCAACCTGTTCGCTTAGAATTCCCGCTGACGGAGATTTAGAACAGGACAACCCAGCCGAGCTACAGCTTTTTTGAAAAAGTTCAGGATCTATTAACCTGGCAATAAAAGATCTGGCATTCCCGCGTAGGATGCTGTTAGCGCCAGCGTAACGCATCGAAACAACCGTGGATGGTGCGTTACGGCGCTGCCTAACACACCCTACGCAATCACCTTGTCACTTCTAAATCTGTATGAACAAAGGTTGCCGGGTTAATAAAGGTAAACAGCAAGGCTAGCAAGAGCCTTTTTCTGCCCCAACCCTGAGTTGCAATGGAACCTCAGCTCTACTAAAACTCTCGCATGTAGAATTAGAGCATGGACATCACCTATCGCTTAGAGGGATTCGAGTTTGAATGGGATGAAAACAAAGCTCAGAGGAACTTTGAGAAGCACGGTGTGATGTTTGAAGAGGCAGCAGAGGTTTTTCTTGACCCTTTCTACATTCTTGGAGATGCATCGGTTAACAGTGAAGAACGAGGATTTGTTTTAGGTTATTCCCTTGCTGAACGATTGCTGCTGGTTGTTCATGTTGAACGTGACATAAGGATCAGAATTATTTCAGCTCGTGTTGCTATTAATACTGAACGGAGATTATATGAGCAGTCTCAATGAAGATTTGGAGTTGGAAAAGAACCTGGAGTTAAGGGTTCATCCACGGGAATCTGAGACGGTTTCAATTCAGATCCCCAAAGATACGCTGGACTCTCTCAAGAAGGTAGCAGCCCAGCGAGATATGCCTCTAGAAGCATTACTTAAGTTTTATATTGGCAAAAGCCTGCGCCAGGATATCAGTCAACTGTTTGCTAATCAGGTGTTAGATTCAACCGCCAAAGTTCTGGCACGATACCATCATTCAGAAGATGAAGTTGCCAAGATTTTGCAGGAAATTCGCCTGGAGTCGAAGTAGCTTCTCTTCCCCACTTCAGAAGGGGTTGTGAACCTGCAAGCAAGAGAGCAGCTACAAAGTTTTGTTACGCTGTCCGAAATTCTCCTGGAGAATTTGTAGATTCTCTAGATTCTTCTTGCTAAATAGAGGAAATCCCGAATAGCCTCTAAACCTAGTAAATGATAGGACTCCATCTTTATGGCGTGGAATGCAGGCGCAGCTAGTCTTTGATGGTCACTACATCATTGAACGCAAACTTGGAGAAGGTAGATTTGAAATTACCTATTTGGCAAGAACCCAAGGGGTGATCTGAAAGTTATCAAAACGATATGATCCGTTTAGCAGAGATCCACTGGTACGAGGCTCACGGCATTGGTAAGAAGGAATTTAAGTTAAAGTTGCCCTTCCTGGATGAGTGATGAAAGTAGAACAAAACCAAGCCATCCACTTTGCTCTGTGTCTCAACAATGAGGGATACAAAGCATCGCTAGAAGTTGGAAAACTTTACCGCATTGTGGCTGACGAGCAAGCAGCCGCTCATGGGTTGATTCGGATTATCGATGAAAGTGGAGAAGACTATGCCTTTTCAGCCGATCGTTTCTATCCAGTTGAGTTGCCGCAGAGTGTGGAAAAGCTTCTGTTGAAAGTGTCGTAGATTTGCTCTTA from Kovacikia minuta CCNUW1 carries:
- a CDS encoding photosystem II high light acclimation radical SAM protein, with translation MFSEFLLKVGIVDKRILYVRLPCNPIFPIGVVYLADHVHKQFPTVQQRIFDLGTVPPLDYASALDACIDEFKPTLLVFSWRDIQIYAPVGGRGGNPLQYTFEFFYASNPLVKLRGAIGLLRVAKGYYGELWRNLGLIKRGMKRAQRYHSTVRSVVGGGAVSVFYEQLGKSLPAGTIISVGEGEALLEKILQGKNFLDERCYVVGQTRPRDRMIHETPTAIEKTACNYDYIETIWHEFEYYLQAQDFYVGVQTKRGCPHNCCYCIYTVIEGKQVRINPAAEVVGEMRQLYDRGIRNFWFTDAQLIPARKYMDDVVELLQKVLDAGMQDIHWAAYIRADNLTPELCDLMVQTGMNYFEIGITSGSQELVRKMRMGYNLRTVLQNCRDLKAAGFNDLVSVNYSFNVIDETVDTIRQTIAYHRELEQIFGADKVEPAIFFIGLQPHTHLEKYAFDQKMLKPGYDPMNITPWTVKKLLWNPEPLGSFFGEVCLQAWRRNPNDFGREVMAILEERLGRADLETALTAPIEVKAKELALST
- a CDS encoding DUF2059 domain-containing protein — translated: MLTTCAATSQQKTSKEVSENPVTKIQSRRELAREVLRETGISQKYNLYLGNSVDLGLPFSTRNSKYREWLQAVLAREAGWAKIEDKYIARLEADFSESELKELLNLSRQPLMKRLLQNEMQAYVDSSEERRKLLSQVWDDYNSGKINPPPEVMP
- a CDS encoding metal-dependent hydrolase family protein, whose translation is MRLALRYRIILGVLLIILVGFVAQVGVAKSQSSHTSQSQTVSSVLFENVQIFNGKSEGLSAPSNVLVVGNKIQKISTTSIPALPNATLTRINGGGRVLMPGLIDTHVHLFMETTPIEKVLSPNTPIEALFQQAQTNVTEMLLRGFTSVRDLAGPTFELKQAIDRGDVVGPRIWPSGAMISQTSGHGDYRSLDELPRTPTSPLSRAEIYGVTAIADGEAEVLRRAREQLMRGASQIKVAAGGGVTSSYGPLDANQFTESELRAAVQAATDWNTYVTAHAITSSAMQSAIRAGIKCIEHGQLMDEETAKLMAEKGIWLSIQPFLDDEDAIPFPEGSVSREKQLKVVQGTDNAYKLAKKYNIKTAWSTDTLFDAKLATRQGAILAKMVRWYTPAQVLKMATSTNAELLALSGPRNPYPGKLGVVEEGALADLLLVNGNPLDNIRLVENSSQNFVIIMKDGKLYKNLLK
- a CDS encoding BrnT family toxin: MDITYRLEGFEFEWDENKAQRNFEKHGVMFEEAAEVFLDPFYILGDASVNSEERGFVLGYSLAERLLLVVHVERDIRIRIISARVAINTERRLYEQSQ